The Corynebacterium poyangense genome includes a window with the following:
- the mptB gene encoding polyprenol phosphomannose-dependent alpha 1,6 mannosyltransferase MptB has product MPRRTPLALQKLKATLPALGLAGSRSAFLHQESAQSEPRVSPVRPARIAGFLRWRWIGTVGSLLIGLGGLGAGALPVVDNPYALFPGGAMLARMLQTSSMMVFLGVALLVFAWVAIAPYCGISFHSKIQPLGVIPLPLFFSTFLAWTLPLFFTAPLFTQDIYSYLANGTIVVQGMDPYSAGPVDLLGTDHHLARSVPFIWAHSPSPYGPVALGLAGLISFITHDSIVFGVLCHRLISILSLVLASWALHSISRRCGVSPVTALWLSILNPLTLLHLIAGIHNESLMLGLLLAGVELALRAIDRHSNGSSLVSALLLLVAAGVLISCAGMVKVSAFLGLGFVGMCWARHIRSSFQRFRRPGVPAILCAAALQVVVLLATVSAVTMISGISTGWITGQGGAVAIRSWLSATTELGVIAGWFGMLLGLGDHTESILLITRAVGIAIAGAFAVRMLLATYRGRIHVAGALGVSLVIIVLFFPVVHPWYALWAILPLAAWANRTFFHAAVTLYSGFISFVVLPRGLGLPPITVVQIYLGFILLSLAVFFFGRWLLTRPQNVAYTIPRD; this is encoded by the coding sequence GTGCCAAGAAGAACGCCACTAGCGCTGCAAAAGCTCAAAGCCACTCTCCCCGCTTTGGGGTTAGCTGGCTCTCGTTCGGCATTTCTCCACCAAGAATCTGCCCAATCCGAACCACGTGTTTCCCCGGTACGTCCAGCCCGGATAGCTGGTTTTCTCCGGTGGCGCTGGATTGGAACAGTCGGTTCCCTCTTGATCGGGCTAGGTGGCCTCGGGGCCGGGGCCCTCCCCGTCGTCGACAACCCCTACGCCTTGTTCCCCGGCGGGGCGATGCTAGCTCGGATGCTGCAAACCTCAAGCATGATGGTCTTTTTAGGGGTTGCACTGTTAGTTTTTGCCTGGGTCGCTATCGCCCCCTATTGCGGAATTTCTTTCCACAGTAAAATCCAGCCCCTTGGCGTTATTCCTCTTCCCCTCTTCTTCAGCACTTTCCTTGCCTGGACTTTACCGCTCTTTTTTACCGCGCCACTTTTTACCCAAGATATTTATTCCTACTTAGCCAACGGAACCATTGTGGTGCAGGGAATGGACCCCTATTCCGCCGGACCAGTTGATCTGCTCGGCACCGACCACCACCTTGCCCGCTCAGTTCCCTTTATTTGGGCCCATTCGCCTTCCCCCTATGGGCCAGTGGCCCTAGGCCTCGCGGGTCTGATCTCTTTTATCACCCACGATTCCATTGTTTTTGGAGTGTTGTGCCACCGGTTGATTTCCATCCTCAGTTTGGTGCTGGCTTCTTGGGCACTACATTCCATTAGTCGCCGTTGCGGAGTATCACCTGTCACCGCGCTGTGGCTTTCTATCCTTAATCCCTTAACATTGCTCCACCTCATTGCCGGGATTCACAACGAATCACTCATGCTGGGTTTACTCCTTGCCGGCGTAGAACTGGCATTGAGAGCAATTGATCGCCACAGCAACGGGTCATCGTTAGTATCTGCACTTTTGCTTCTCGTGGCTGCTGGAGTTCTCATCTCCTGCGCCGGCATGGTGAAAGTCTCCGCCTTTTTAGGACTCGGCTTTGTCGGTATGTGTTGGGCACGGCACATACGTTCGTCGTTTCAGAGGTTTCGACGCCCCGGTGTCCCAGCAATCCTCTGCGCAGCAGCCCTCCAAGTAGTCGTGCTCTTAGCCACCGTATCCGCAGTAACGATGATCTCCGGAATCAGCACTGGTTGGATCACCGGCCAAGGCGGCGCAGTAGCTATTCGAAGCTGGTTATCTGCCACCACCGAGCTAGGCGTGATCGCTGGATGGTTTGGAATGCTTCTTGGTTTAGGGGATCACACGGAATCAATTTTGCTCATCACCAGAGCGGTTGGTATTGCCATCGCCGGAGCTTTCGCTGTCCGTATGCTCTTGGCCACCTATCGAGGCAGAATTCATGTCGCAGGTGCCTTAGGGGTTTCCCTCGTCATCATCGTCTTATTCTTCCCGGTGGTTCACCCCTGGTATGCCCTGTGGGCAATCCTCCCCCTGGCAGCCTGGGCAAACCGAACGTTCTTCCATGCCGCCGTTACCCTGTATTCCGGCTTCATCAGTTTTGTGGTCCTTCCCCGCGGGCTTGGTCTTCCCCCAATAACCGTCGTCCAAATCTACCTCGGCTTTATCCTGTTGAGCCTGGCAGTTTTCTTCTTTGGGCGGTGGTTACTGACTCGGCCCCAAAATGTGGCCTACACTATCCCCCGTGA
- a CDS encoding helix-turn-helix transcriptional regulator encodes MNSSPRKTETRSVDGETRKEIMLTLLHRGLVTVADVGEHLGLAAAGVRRHLDILVEEGLAESVETRRRRRSSSAPAGGPQRGRPAKKFRLTDRGREYFGHSYDMLAAAALRALAQTGGPDAVREFARQRVADIIADIDPEKFSGQNPEQVAQAVVDAFCEHGYAATLNKAAGGVQICQHHCPISQVAAEFPEICEAEHEIVAELTGRHIQTLASIAEGHGICTTNIPLTPIDHTPKERS; translated from the coding sequence ATGAATTCTTCACCGCGGAAAACCGAAACCCGTTCTGTGGACGGTGAGACGCGCAAGGAAATTATGCTGACGCTGCTGCATCGGGGCCTAGTAACAGTTGCAGACGTGGGCGAGCATCTCGGCTTAGCGGCCGCAGGTGTCCGACGGCACCTGGACATTTTGGTGGAGGAAGGACTTGCTGAGTCGGTAGAGACCCGACGGCGACGTCGTTCTAGCTCTGCGCCGGCAGGAGGTCCTCAACGCGGACGTCCAGCCAAGAAATTTCGGTTAACTGATCGCGGACGCGAGTACTTTGGCCATTCTTATGACATGCTTGCTGCCGCGGCACTTCGGGCTTTAGCGCAAACCGGTGGACCTGACGCGGTGCGGGAATTTGCTCGACAACGGGTTGCTGACATCATCGCGGATATTGACCCCGAGAAGTTCTCAGGTCAGAATCCCGAACAAGTTGCACAAGCTGTCGTCGACGCTTTTTGCGAGCACGGCTATGCAGCCACGTTGAACAAAGCTGCCGGTGGGGTGCAGATTTGTCAGCACCATTGCCCGATTTCTCAGGTAGCCGCTGAATTTCCGGAAATCTGCGAAGCAGAACATGAGATTGTCGCTGAACTCACCGGACGACACATCCAAACGTTAGCCTCTATTGCCGAGGGGCATGGTATCTGTACCACCAATATCCCGTTGACACCCATTGACCACACTCCTAAAGAAAGGAGCTGA
- the sufB gene encoding Fe-S cluster assembly protein SufB, which produces MTQTRNPDVVGPKTDEEIIESIGAYSYGWHDSDAAGASARRGLDEAVVRDISAKKNEPEWMLNQRLKALSIFERKPVPTWGADLSGIDFDNIKYFVRSTEQQAQTWDDLPEDIKNTYDKLGIPEAEKQRLVAGVAAQYESEVVYHQIREDLESKGVIFLDTDTALKEHEDLFREYFGTVIPAGDNKFAALNSAVWSGGSFIYVPPGVHVDIPLQAYFRINTENMGQFERTLIIVDEDAYVHYVEGCTAPIYKSDSLHSAVVEIIVKKGGRCRYTTIQNWSNNVYNLVTKRTKCEAGATMEWVDGNIGSKVTMKYPAVWLTAPYAKGEVLSVAFAGEGQFQDTGAKMQHMAPHTSSNIVSKSVSRGGGRTAYRGLVQINPNAHHSTANVECDALLVDNISRSDTYPYNDIRNDHVSLGHEATVSQVSEEQLFYLMSRGIAEDEAMAMIVRGFVEPIAKELPMEYALELNRLIELQMEGSVG; this is translated from the coding sequence ATGACCCAGACCCGGAATCCGGATGTCGTAGGGCCAAAGACAGATGAGGAAATCATCGAGTCTATCGGTGCCTATAGCTACGGGTGGCATGACTCTGACGCTGCGGGTGCTTCTGCACGTCGGGGTTTGGATGAAGCAGTAGTACGCGATATTTCGGCCAAGAAAAATGAGCCAGAATGGATGCTGAATCAGCGGCTCAAGGCCTTAAGTATTTTTGAGCGTAAGCCCGTGCCGACCTGGGGTGCTGATCTTTCCGGTATTGATTTTGACAACATCAAATACTTCGTTCGATCTACTGAACAGCAAGCCCAAACCTGGGATGATCTGCCGGAAGACATTAAGAACACCTACGACAAGCTAGGTATTCCGGAAGCGGAAAAGCAGCGTTTAGTAGCCGGAGTGGCAGCTCAATATGAGTCTGAGGTTGTGTACCACCAAATCCGGGAGGATTTGGAAAGCAAGGGAGTCATTTTCCTTGATACCGACACTGCTCTGAAAGAACACGAGGACCTGTTTCGGGAGTACTTCGGAACGGTCATCCCTGCTGGTGATAATAAATTCGCCGCGTTGAATTCCGCAGTGTGGTCGGGTGGTTCCTTTATTTACGTTCCGCCCGGAGTGCACGTTGATATTCCGCTTCAGGCCTATTTCCGGATTAACACTGAGAATATGGGCCAATTTGAGCGCACCTTGATCATCGTGGATGAGGATGCTTATGTGCATTACGTCGAGGGATGTACTGCACCGATTTATAAGTCAGATTCTTTGCACTCCGCAGTGGTGGAAATCATTGTGAAAAAGGGTGGGCGTTGTCGCTATACCACTATTCAGAATTGGTCTAATAACGTCTATAACCTGGTGACCAAGCGGACTAAGTGTGAGGCTGGGGCGACGATGGAATGGGTTGATGGAAATATCGGTTCCAAAGTCACGATGAAATACCCTGCGGTCTGGCTCACCGCCCCCTACGCGAAAGGTGAGGTTCTCTCAGTAGCTTTCGCTGGTGAGGGGCAGTTCCAGGACACCGGAGCTAAAATGCAGCACATGGCGCCGCATACGTCGTCCAATATTGTGTCGAAGTCAGTATCACGCGGAGGTGGGCGTACTGCCTATCGAGGGTTGGTGCAGATTAATCCCAACGCGCATCATTCCACCGCTAACGTCGAATGTGACGCCCTCCTGGTAGACAATATCTCCCGCTCAGACACCTATCCCTATAACGACATTCGTAATGACCATGTGTCCTTGGGGCATGAAGCAACGGTATCTCAGGTTTCTGAAGAACAGCTTTTCTATTTGATGAGTCGCGGTATTGCTGAGGACGAAGCGATGGCCATGATCGTGCGTGGATTCGTCGAACCTATCGCCAAGGAACTGCCCATGGAATATGCCCTTGAGCTTAACCGGCTTATTGAACTGCAGATGGAAGGATCGGTGGGTTAA